One Marmota flaviventris isolate mMarFla1 chromosome 16, mMarFla1.hap1, whole genome shotgun sequence DNA segment encodes these proteins:
- the LOC114081545 gene encoding NUT family member 2F-like codes for MSSNGRWSRWMAASAPVPTHQPFWELPLAPRVTAPISQGNPLVLSTYPGQSYVPGLSTFGKHGPQLRPVGPPHIQNITHTQAPLNWRAPGAFCGGVEHPAPFLTAPSALRTTVPASDSGGIQNYGIHWHLGLRPPAPRPFAQMAPIMFPMNARQWPGTVYGEGALPTFPAAVPLDDSSRPPSVYENFRRWQRFKTLVRRHLPQTPDVEALSCFLIPVLRSLSRREPTMTMEEGLRKGLQEWQRTSNFDRMVFYETAEKFMEFEAAEEMEDPRMQLSGVFQCRPPPATPRLEIRRPPVPEAVQQPAAKPKAPETKVPETKARKTKARKNKVAKTKGPENKAPEEIPPEAIQEYMDIMDELFGPTNFATWEPSYLSTEELAANLGEEGLEQQPIQDDLYPDPSLLSYVDENFVTKAENMIHPHFLEEMLSSKPYISILALTKELEQQERLTTDQDTRASEAAAKQGAEKRKHHTDQGASMEDWSTEVASQVVKRSRTTEPELLGSKDTAILQGCHGSSSLGTIHSNHPSQNRRSSSLNLGNKSVVGPREATCSGRPHKTANGCSVDDDLQSLDFLLISQHRLLPWELSQSQAPPIETLCSGDQAIQAPPPQRGLLSSHPPPGAMSMKSALTGRTCFMKNTPCTGPPLQVTRGQHVDLELAQTSQPQKRKCTSSGNLKKKRP; via the exons ATGAGCTCCAATGGACGCTGGAGCCGTTGGATGGCAGCCT CTGCCCCTGTGCCAACACACCAGCCATTCTGGGAGTTGCCCCTGGCACCAAGGGTGACTGCACCTATCTCCCAGGGTAACCCTCTAGTGCTGTCCACTTACCCTGGACAATCATATGTGCCAGGGCTGTCCACCTTTGGAAAACATGGGCCACAACTGAGGCCAGTGGGGCCTCCTCATATTCAGAACATTACCCACACTCAGGCACCCCTCAACTGGAGGGCCCCAGGGGCCTTCTGTGGGGGTGTGGAGCATCCTGCTCCATTCCTCACAGCACCTTCTGCCCTGAGGACCACTGTACCTGCCTCAGACAGTGGAGGGATTCAAAACTATGGGATCCACTGGCACCTGGGCCTTCGCCCTCCAGCACCACGACCATTTGCCCAGATGGCCCCCATCATGTTCCCTATGAATGCGCGCCAATGGCCAGGTACAGTGTATGGGGAGGGCGCACTACCCACCTTCCCAGCTGCAGTGCCACTAGATGACTCCAGCAGACCACCCAGCGTGTATGAAAACTTCCGGCGCTGGCAGCGCTTCAAGACCCTGGTCCGCAGGCaccttcctcagactcctgatGTGGAAGCACTTTCCTGCTTCCTCAT CCCAGTGCTTCGGTCTCTGTCCCGACGAGAGCCCACCATGACCATGGAAGAGGGCCTGAGGAAGGGTTTGCAGGAATGGCAGCGCACCAGCAACTTTGATCGGATGGTCTTCTATGAGACTGCAGAAAA GTTCATGGAGTTTGAGGCtgcagaggagatggaggatcCAAGGATGCAGTTGTCAGGGGTCTTCCAGTGCCGACCTCCTCCTGCAACTCCGAGGCTGGAAATCCGAAGGCCTCCAGTCCCTGAGGCTGTCCAACAGCCAG CAGCCAAACCCAAGGCACCAGAGACCAAGGTGCCTGAGACCAAGGCACGCAAGACCAAGGCACGCAAGAACAAGGTGGCCAAGACCAAAGGGCCTGAGAACAAGGCGCCTGAGGAGATCCCACCTGAAGCCATCCAAGAGTACATGGACATCATGGATGAGCTATTCGGGCCTACGAACTTTGCCACGTGGGAGCCCTCCTACTTGTCTACAGAAGAGCTTGCTGCAAACTTGGGAGAGGAAGGACTAGAGCAACAGCCAATACAGGATGATTTATACCCAGATCCAAGTCTCCTGAGCTATGTTGATGAGAACTTTGTCACCAAG GCAGAGAATATGATTCATCCTCACTTCCTGGAAGAAATGCTTTCCTCCAAACCATATATAAGTATCTTGGCCCTAACAAAAGAACTGGAGCAGCAGGAAAGACTCACCACTGACCAG GACACAAGAGCTTCCGAGGCAGCTGCAAAACAAGGTGCAGAGAAGCGGAAACATCACACTGATCAAGGGGCCAGCATGGAGGACTGGTCCACAGAGGTGGCTTCCCAGGTCGTGAAGAGGAGCAGGACCACCGAGCCAGAGTTGCTGGGTTCAAAGGACACTGCTATCCTCCAAGGCTGTCACGGGTCTTCCTCATTGGGGACCATCCACTCCAACCATCCTTCCCAGAACCGCAGATCCTCTTCTTTAAACCTGGGGAACAAAAGTGTTGTGGGTCCCAGAGAAGCCACTTGTTCTGGGCGGCCACATAAGACAGCCAATGGCTGCAGTGTGGACGATGACCTCCAAAGCCTGGATTTCCTCCTCATCTCCCAGCACCGCCTGCTGCCCTGGGAACTGTCCCAGAGCCAGGCCCCTCCAATAGAAACCCTGTGCTCAGGAGATCAAGCAatccaggccccacctccccagAGAGGACTCCTCagctcccaccctcctccaggtgCCATGTCCATGAAGAGTGCTCTCACTGGACGCACATGCTTCATGAAAAACACGCCCTGCACTGGGCCTCCCCTCCAGGTCACTAGAGGGCAACATGTGGATCTGGAGCTGGCTCAAACCTCACAGCCTCAGAAGAGGAAGTGCACATCATCAGGCAACCTAAAGAAGAAGAGGCCCTGA